From the genome of Xiphophorus couchianus chromosome 6, X_couchianus-1.0, whole genome shotgun sequence, one region includes:
- the eef1da gene encoding eukaryotic translation elongation factor 1 delta a (guanine nucleotide exchange protein) isoform X2 — protein sequence MQAEAVWHNRTAYEQAEGDYQRRLASNGNGPLSSSPRSPSTKGTLTFHSRRNNDQQRDEGQGVMTVKASGTPHRQLGKGRNRTSSETEQRGKGSRGPNPRKRGISETEGRPRWDNTNMSGLQCLAAENIWFDKHRYDEAEKRFYEGANGPTTQQQQQGKTAQHAKGRQQKPRHRNSSSHGAGDQELVTRMKSLELENQTLHKVIEDMRAALQKLESRVVVLEKSPVTTAGPCAKAAPVQAAPVKQVKVTNGGDDDDDDIDLFGSDEEDEEAERLKQERLEAYAAKKAKKPTVIAKSSILLDVKPWDDETDMGKLEECVRSVQMDGLLWGASKLVPVGYGIKKLQINCVVEDDKVGTDILEEEITNFEDYVQSVDVAAFNKI from the exons ATGCAGGCTGAGGCGGTATGGCACAACCGCACAGCCTATGAGCAAGCTGAGGGCGACTACCAGCGGCGACTTGCCTCCAATGGAAACGGGCCTCTGTCGTCGTCTCCTCGGAGCCCAAGCACTAAAGGAACTTTGACCTTCCACTCCAGACGCAACAACGACCAACAGCGGGATGAGGGTCAGGGCGTCATGACTGTGAAGGCCTCCGGTACCCCTCACCGTCAGCTGGGTAAAGGTCGCAATCGCACTTCCTCTGAGACCGAGCAGAGGGGCAAGGGCAGCAGGGGTCCGAACCCGAGGAAAAGGGGCATCTCTGAGACCGAAGGCAGGCCACGATGGGACAA TACCAACATGAGTGGACTGCAGTGCCTGGCCGCAGAGAACATCTGGTTCGACAAACACCGCTACGATGAAGCGGAGAAGCGCTTCTATGAGGGAGCAAACGGCCCCACTacccagcagcagcaacag GGAAAAACGGCGCAGCATGCCAAAGGTCGCCAGCAGAAACCGAGGCACAGAAAT TCTTCCTCTCATGGAGCAGGAGACCAGGAGCTGGTTACACGCATGAAGAGCCTGGAGCTGGAGAACCAGACTCTGCACAAAG TGATCGAGGACATGAGGGCAGCTCTGCAGAAGCTGGAGTCCAGGGTGGTTGTCCTGGAGAAGTCTCCTGTGACAACAGCTGGGCCCTGTGCTAAG GCTGCTCCAGTACAAGCAGCTCCAGTCAAACAGGTAAAAGTGACGAATGGCGgcgatgatgatgacgatgacaTAGACTTGTTTGGCAGcgatgaggaagatgaggaggcAGAACGCCTCAAGCAGGAGAGACTGGAAGCCTACGCCGCCAAGAAAGCAAAGAAACCCACCGTCATCGCCAAGTCCTCCATCCTGCTGGACGTCAAGCCT TGGGACGATGAGACCGACATGGGAAAGCTGGAGGAGTGTGTGCGCTCTGTGCAGATGGACGGGCTCCTGTGGGGAGCTTCGAAGCTGGTCCCAGTCGGCTATGGCATCAAGAAACTGCAGATCAACTGTGTGGTCGAGGATGACAAGGTCGGCACAGACATCCTGGAGGAGGAGATCACCAACTTTGAAGATTAT GTCCAGAGTGTAGATGTCGCTGCCTTCAACAAGATCTAA
- the eef1da gene encoding eukaryotic translation elongation factor 1 delta a (guanine nucleotide exchange protein) isoform X3 yields the protein MQAEAVWHNRTAYEQAEGDYQRRLASNGNGPLSSSPRSPSTKGTLTFHSRRNNDQQRDEGQGVMTVKASGTPHRQLGKGRNRTSSETEQRGKGSRGPNPRKRGISETEGRPRWDNTNMSGLQCLAAENIWFDKHRYDEAEKRFYEGANGPTTQQQQQSSSHGAGDQELVTRMKSLELENQTLHKVIEDMRAALQKLESRVVVLEKSPVTTAGPCAKAAPVQAAPVKQVKVTNGGDDDDDDIDLFGSDEEDEEAERLKQERLEAYAAKKAKKPTVIAKSSILLDVKPWDDETDMGKLEECVRSVQMDGLLWGASKLVPVGYGIKKLQINCVVEDDKVGTDILEEEITNFEDYVQSVDVAAFNKI from the exons ATGCAGGCTGAGGCGGTATGGCACAACCGCACAGCCTATGAGCAAGCTGAGGGCGACTACCAGCGGCGACTTGCCTCCAATGGAAACGGGCCTCTGTCGTCGTCTCCTCGGAGCCCAAGCACTAAAGGAACTTTGACCTTCCACTCCAGACGCAACAACGACCAACAGCGGGATGAGGGTCAGGGCGTCATGACTGTGAAGGCCTCCGGTACCCCTCACCGTCAGCTGGGTAAAGGTCGCAATCGCACTTCCTCTGAGACCGAGCAGAGGGGCAAGGGCAGCAGGGGTCCGAACCCGAGGAAAAGGGGCATCTCTGAGACCGAAGGCAGGCCACGATGGGACAA TACCAACATGAGTGGACTGCAGTGCCTGGCCGCAGAGAACATCTGGTTCGACAAACACCGCTACGATGAAGCGGAGAAGCGCTTCTATGAGGGAGCAAACGGCCCCACTacccagcagcagcaacag TCTTCCTCTCATGGAGCAGGAGACCAGGAGCTGGTTACACGCATGAAGAGCCTGGAGCTGGAGAACCAGACTCTGCACAAAG TGATCGAGGACATGAGGGCAGCTCTGCAGAAGCTGGAGTCCAGGGTGGTTGTCCTGGAGAAGTCTCCTGTGACAACAGCTGGGCCCTGTGCTAAG GCTGCTCCAGTACAAGCAGCTCCAGTCAAACAGGTAAAAGTGACGAATGGCGgcgatgatgatgacgatgacaTAGACTTGTTTGGCAGcgatgaggaagatgaggaggcAGAACGCCTCAAGCAGGAGAGACTGGAAGCCTACGCCGCCAAGAAAGCAAAGAAACCCACCGTCATCGCCAAGTCCTCCATCCTGCTGGACGTCAAGCCT TGGGACGATGAGACCGACATGGGAAAGCTGGAGGAGTGTGTGCGCTCTGTGCAGATGGACGGGCTCCTGTGGGGAGCTTCGAAGCTGGTCCCAGTCGGCTATGGCATCAAGAAACTGCAGATCAACTGTGTGGTCGAGGATGACAAGGTCGGCACAGACATCCTGGAGGAGGAGATCACCAACTTTGAAGATTAT GTCCAGAGTGTAGATGTCGCTGCCTTCAACAAGATCTAA
- the eef1da gene encoding eukaryotic translation elongation factor 1 delta a (guanine nucleotide exchange protein) isoform X1, producing the protein MQAEAVWHNRTAYEQAEGDYQRRLASNGNGPLSSSPRSPSTKGTLTFHSRRNNDQQRDEGQGVMTVKASGTPHRQLGKGRNRTSSETEQRGKGSRGPNPRKRGISETEGRPRWDNTNMSGLQCLAAENIWFDKHRYDEAEKRFYEGANGPTTQQQQQGVDGQGKTAQHAKGRQQKPRHRNSSSHGAGDQELVTRMKSLELENQTLHKVIEDMRAALQKLESRVVVLEKSPVTTAGPCAKAAPVQAAPVKQVKVTNGGDDDDDDIDLFGSDEEDEEAERLKQERLEAYAAKKAKKPTVIAKSSILLDVKPWDDETDMGKLEECVRSVQMDGLLWGASKLVPVGYGIKKLQINCVVEDDKVGTDILEEEITNFEDYVQSVDVAAFNKI; encoded by the exons ATGCAGGCTGAGGCGGTATGGCACAACCGCACAGCCTATGAGCAAGCTGAGGGCGACTACCAGCGGCGACTTGCCTCCAATGGAAACGGGCCTCTGTCGTCGTCTCCTCGGAGCCCAAGCACTAAAGGAACTTTGACCTTCCACTCCAGACGCAACAACGACCAACAGCGGGATGAGGGTCAGGGCGTCATGACTGTGAAGGCCTCCGGTACCCCTCACCGTCAGCTGGGTAAAGGTCGCAATCGCACTTCCTCTGAGACCGAGCAGAGGGGCAAGGGCAGCAGGGGTCCGAACCCGAGGAAAAGGGGCATCTCTGAGACCGAAGGCAGGCCACGATGGGACAA TACCAACATGAGTGGACTGCAGTGCCTGGCCGCAGAGAACATCTGGTTCGACAAACACCGCTACGATGAAGCGGAGAAGCGCTTCTATGAGGGAGCAAACGGCCCCACTacccagcagcagcaacag GGGGTGGATGGGCAGGGAAAAACGGCGCAGCATGCCAAAGGTCGCCAGCAGAAACCGAGGCACAGAAAT TCTTCCTCTCATGGAGCAGGAGACCAGGAGCTGGTTACACGCATGAAGAGCCTGGAGCTGGAGAACCAGACTCTGCACAAAG TGATCGAGGACATGAGGGCAGCTCTGCAGAAGCTGGAGTCCAGGGTGGTTGTCCTGGAGAAGTCTCCTGTGACAACAGCTGGGCCCTGTGCTAAG GCTGCTCCAGTACAAGCAGCTCCAGTCAAACAGGTAAAAGTGACGAATGGCGgcgatgatgatgacgatgacaTAGACTTGTTTGGCAGcgatgaggaagatgaggaggcAGAACGCCTCAAGCAGGAGAGACTGGAAGCCTACGCCGCCAAGAAAGCAAAGAAACCCACCGTCATCGCCAAGTCCTCCATCCTGCTGGACGTCAAGCCT TGGGACGATGAGACCGACATGGGAAAGCTGGAGGAGTGTGTGCGCTCTGTGCAGATGGACGGGCTCCTGTGGGGAGCTTCGAAGCTGGTCCCAGTCGGCTATGGCATCAAGAAACTGCAGATCAACTGTGTGGTCGAGGATGACAAGGTCGGCACAGACATCCTGGAGGAGGAGATCACCAACTTTGAAGATTAT GTCCAGAGTGTAGATGTCGCTGCCTTCAACAAGATCTAA
- the eef1da gene encoding eukaryotic translation elongation factor 1 delta a (guanine nucleotide exchange protein) isoform X4, whose protein sequence is MQAEAVWHNRTAYEQAEGDYQRRLASNGNGPLSSSPRSPSTKGTLTFHSRRNNDQQRDEGQGVMTVKASGTPHRQLGKGRNRTSSETEQRGKGSRGPNPRKRGISETEGRPRWDNTNMSGLQCLAAENIWFDKHRYDEAEKRFYEGANGPTTQQQSSSHGAGDQELVTRMKSLELENQTLHKVIEDMRAALQKLESRVVVLEKSPVTTAGPCAKAAPVQAAPVKQVKVTNGGDDDDDDIDLFGSDEEDEEAERLKQERLEAYAAKKAKKPTVIAKSSILLDVKPWDDETDMGKLEECVRSVQMDGLLWGASKLVPVGYGIKKLQINCVVEDDKVGTDILEEEITNFEDYVQSVDVAAFNKI, encoded by the exons ATGCAGGCTGAGGCGGTATGGCACAACCGCACAGCCTATGAGCAAGCTGAGGGCGACTACCAGCGGCGACTTGCCTCCAATGGAAACGGGCCTCTGTCGTCGTCTCCTCGGAGCCCAAGCACTAAAGGAACTTTGACCTTCCACTCCAGACGCAACAACGACCAACAGCGGGATGAGGGTCAGGGCGTCATGACTGTGAAGGCCTCCGGTACCCCTCACCGTCAGCTGGGTAAAGGTCGCAATCGCACTTCCTCTGAGACCGAGCAGAGGGGCAAGGGCAGCAGGGGTCCGAACCCGAGGAAAAGGGGCATCTCTGAGACCGAAGGCAGGCCACGATGGGACAA TACCAACATGAGTGGACTGCAGTGCCTGGCCGCAGAGAACATCTGGTTCGACAAACACCGCTACGATGAAGCGGAGAAGCGCTTCTATGAGGGAGCAAACGGCCCCACTacccagca ACAGTCTTCCTCTCATGGAGCAGGAGACCAGGAGCTGGTTACACGCATGAAGAGCCTGGAGCTGGAGAACCAGACTCTGCACAAAG TGATCGAGGACATGAGGGCAGCTCTGCAGAAGCTGGAGTCCAGGGTGGTTGTCCTGGAGAAGTCTCCTGTGACAACAGCTGGGCCCTGTGCTAAG GCTGCTCCAGTACAAGCAGCTCCAGTCAAACAGGTAAAAGTGACGAATGGCGgcgatgatgatgacgatgacaTAGACTTGTTTGGCAGcgatgaggaagatgaggaggcAGAACGCCTCAAGCAGGAGAGACTGGAAGCCTACGCCGCCAAGAAAGCAAAGAAACCCACCGTCATCGCCAAGTCCTCCATCCTGCTGGACGTCAAGCCT TGGGACGATGAGACCGACATGGGAAAGCTGGAGGAGTGTGTGCGCTCTGTGCAGATGGACGGGCTCCTGTGGGGAGCTTCGAAGCTGGTCCCAGTCGGCTATGGCATCAAGAAACTGCAGATCAACTGTGTGGTCGAGGATGACAAGGTCGGCACAGACATCCTGGAGGAGGAGATCACCAACTTTGAAGATTAT GTCCAGAGTGTAGATGTCGCTGCCTTCAACAAGATCTAA
- the eef1da gene encoding eukaryotic translation elongation factor 1 delta a (guanine nucleotide exchange protein) isoform X5 gives MSGLQCLAAENIWFDKHRYDEAEKRFYEGANGPTTQQQQQGVDGQGKTAQHAKGRQQKPRHRNSSSHGAGDQELVTRMKSLELENQTLHKVIEDMRAALQKLESRVVVLEKSPVTTAGPCAKAAPVQAAPVKQVKVTNGGDDDDDDIDLFGSDEEDEEAERLKQERLEAYAAKKAKKPTVIAKSSILLDVKPWDDETDMGKLEECVRSVQMDGLLWGASKLVPVGYGIKKLQINCVVEDDKVGTDILEEEITNFEDYVQSVDVAAFNKI, from the exons ATGAGTGGACTGCAGTGCCTGGCCGCAGAGAACATCTGGTTCGACAAACACCGCTACGATGAAGCGGAGAAGCGCTTCTATGAGGGAGCAAACGGCCCCACTacccagcagcagcaacag GGGGTGGATGGGCAGGGAAAAACGGCGCAGCATGCCAAAGGTCGCCAGCAGAAACCGAGGCACAGAAAT TCTTCCTCTCATGGAGCAGGAGACCAGGAGCTGGTTACACGCATGAAGAGCCTGGAGCTGGAGAACCAGACTCTGCACAAAG TGATCGAGGACATGAGGGCAGCTCTGCAGAAGCTGGAGTCCAGGGTGGTTGTCCTGGAGAAGTCTCCTGTGACAACAGCTGGGCCCTGTGCTAAG GCTGCTCCAGTACAAGCAGCTCCAGTCAAACAGGTAAAAGTGACGAATGGCGgcgatgatgatgacgatgacaTAGACTTGTTTGGCAGcgatgaggaagatgaggaggcAGAACGCCTCAAGCAGGAGAGACTGGAAGCCTACGCCGCCAAGAAAGCAAAGAAACCCACCGTCATCGCCAAGTCCTCCATCCTGCTGGACGTCAAGCCT TGGGACGATGAGACCGACATGGGAAAGCTGGAGGAGTGTGTGCGCTCTGTGCAGATGGACGGGCTCCTGTGGGGAGCTTCGAAGCTGGTCCCAGTCGGCTATGGCATCAAGAAACTGCAGATCAACTGTGTGGTCGAGGATGACAAGGTCGGCACAGACATCCTGGAGGAGGAGATCACCAACTTTGAAGATTAT GTCCAGAGTGTAGATGTCGCTGCCTTCAACAAGATCTAA
- the eef1da gene encoding eukaryotic translation elongation factor 1 delta a (guanine nucleotide exchange protein) isoform X6, whose product MSGLQCLAAENIWFDKHRYDEAEKRFYEGANGPTTQQQQQGKTAQHAKGRQQKPRHRNSSSHGAGDQELVTRMKSLELENQTLHKVIEDMRAALQKLESRVVVLEKSPVTTAGPCAKAAPVQAAPVKQVKVTNGGDDDDDDIDLFGSDEEDEEAERLKQERLEAYAAKKAKKPTVIAKSSILLDVKPWDDETDMGKLEECVRSVQMDGLLWGASKLVPVGYGIKKLQINCVVEDDKVGTDILEEEITNFEDYVQSVDVAAFNKI is encoded by the exons ATGAGTGGACTGCAGTGCCTGGCCGCAGAGAACATCTGGTTCGACAAACACCGCTACGATGAAGCGGAGAAGCGCTTCTATGAGGGAGCAAACGGCCCCACTacccagcagcagcaacag GGAAAAACGGCGCAGCATGCCAAAGGTCGCCAGCAGAAACCGAGGCACAGAAAT TCTTCCTCTCATGGAGCAGGAGACCAGGAGCTGGTTACACGCATGAAGAGCCTGGAGCTGGAGAACCAGACTCTGCACAAAG TGATCGAGGACATGAGGGCAGCTCTGCAGAAGCTGGAGTCCAGGGTGGTTGTCCTGGAGAAGTCTCCTGTGACAACAGCTGGGCCCTGTGCTAAG GCTGCTCCAGTACAAGCAGCTCCAGTCAAACAGGTAAAAGTGACGAATGGCGgcgatgatgatgacgatgacaTAGACTTGTTTGGCAGcgatgaggaagatgaggaggcAGAACGCCTCAAGCAGGAGAGACTGGAAGCCTACGCCGCCAAGAAAGCAAAGAAACCCACCGTCATCGCCAAGTCCTCCATCCTGCTGGACGTCAAGCCT TGGGACGATGAGACCGACATGGGAAAGCTGGAGGAGTGTGTGCGCTCTGTGCAGATGGACGGGCTCCTGTGGGGAGCTTCGAAGCTGGTCCCAGTCGGCTATGGCATCAAGAAACTGCAGATCAACTGTGTGGTCGAGGATGACAAGGTCGGCACAGACATCCTGGAGGAGGAGATCACCAACTTTGAAGATTAT GTCCAGAGTGTAGATGTCGCTGCCTTCAACAAGATCTAA
- the eef1da gene encoding eukaryotic translation elongation factor 1 delta a (guanine nucleotide exchange protein) isoform X7 codes for MSGLQCLAAENIWFDKHRYDEAEKRFYEGANGPTTQQQQQSSSHGAGDQELVTRMKSLELENQTLHKVIEDMRAALQKLESRVVVLEKSPVTTAGPCAKAAPVQAAPVKQVKVTNGGDDDDDDIDLFGSDEEDEEAERLKQERLEAYAAKKAKKPTVIAKSSILLDVKPWDDETDMGKLEECVRSVQMDGLLWGASKLVPVGYGIKKLQINCVVEDDKVGTDILEEEITNFEDYVQSVDVAAFNKI; via the exons ATGAGTGGACTGCAGTGCCTGGCCGCAGAGAACATCTGGTTCGACAAACACCGCTACGATGAAGCGGAGAAGCGCTTCTATGAGGGAGCAAACGGCCCCACTacccagcagcagcaacag TCTTCCTCTCATGGAGCAGGAGACCAGGAGCTGGTTACACGCATGAAGAGCCTGGAGCTGGAGAACCAGACTCTGCACAAAG TGATCGAGGACATGAGGGCAGCTCTGCAGAAGCTGGAGTCCAGGGTGGTTGTCCTGGAGAAGTCTCCTGTGACAACAGCTGGGCCCTGTGCTAAG GCTGCTCCAGTACAAGCAGCTCCAGTCAAACAGGTAAAAGTGACGAATGGCGgcgatgatgatgacgatgacaTAGACTTGTTTGGCAGcgatgaggaagatgaggaggcAGAACGCCTCAAGCAGGAGAGACTGGAAGCCTACGCCGCCAAGAAAGCAAAGAAACCCACCGTCATCGCCAAGTCCTCCATCCTGCTGGACGTCAAGCCT TGGGACGATGAGACCGACATGGGAAAGCTGGAGGAGTGTGTGCGCTCTGTGCAGATGGACGGGCTCCTGTGGGGAGCTTCGAAGCTGGTCCCAGTCGGCTATGGCATCAAGAAACTGCAGATCAACTGTGTGGTCGAGGATGACAAGGTCGGCACAGACATCCTGGAGGAGGAGATCACCAACTTTGAAGATTAT GTCCAGAGTGTAGATGTCGCTGCCTTCAACAAGATCTAA
- the LOC114146538 gene encoding E3 ubiquitin/ISG15 ligase TRIM25-like: protein MAAATISVDQDEFCCPVCLEVLRDPVTIPCGHSYCLDCIEDYWNTAKQKDQYSCPQCRQVFNPKPLLSRNTVLAEVVEKFLKSEVQSAAQHLAKPEEVKCSVCKGRKNRAVESCPQCLESFCLAHLKGHEERFHRKGHKLIPATDRLKEKLCQQHEKLLRLYCLNDQQCVCSLCVKERHKGHNTVPVVEERSNQQKKLKETSLKSVQKLKDAEKELRYAIRYMKHSTEAVVEESKRIFSKLIRSIEKQSGEVKEMIKSQERLVVGQAEEMLEKIQRELAEHRRTEAELERLSRTEDHIHFLQKCKSLHFPMKTVEMPNTDALTYFMYKTMKDGLGDLKGGLEETLQREFSRVSDKAYSLKESINPNISEKTKARDADIPYTTEPRKRTDFLQYYNDLTLDTNTANSYLSVSDSRRSVTTRSEPQPYPDHPDRFTSWAQVLCRAGIAGRCYWEVEWAGSGGVSVGICYKNMNRIGGGSDCKLGHNSKSWSLDCINTTCSFQHNKESVAIVTPCGSRIGVYLDFRAGTLTFYNVSDSMILLHKEKTTFTQPVYPVFWVGLGSTLKVCSL, encoded by the exons ATGGCAGCCGCAACTATCTCTGTAGATCAAGACGAGTTTTGCTGTCCTGTGTGCCTAGAGGTTCTGCGAGATCCCGTGACCATCCCGTGTGGACACAGCTACTGTCTGGACTGCATTGAGGATTACTGGAACACAGCGAAGCAGAAAGACCAGTACAGCTGCCCCCAGTGCAGGCAGGTGTTCAATCCCAAACCCCTGCTGAGCAGGAACACCGTTCTGGCCGAAGTGGTGGAAAAGTTCCTGAAAAGTGAAGTTCAGTCTGCGGCCCAGCACCTTGCGAAACCCGAGGAGGTGAAATGCAGCGTCTGTAAGGGCAGGAAGAACAGAGCTGTGGAATCCTGTCCCCAGTGCCTGGAGTCTTTCTGCCTGGCTCACCTGAAAGGACACGAAGAGCGCTTTCACAGAAAAGGACACAAGCTGATCCCAGCCACAGATAGGCTGAAGGAGAAGCTGTGCCAACAGCACGAAAAGCTGCTGCGTCTGTACTGCCTCAATGACCAGCAGTGTGTGTGCTCGCTGTGTGTTAAGGAGAGACACAAGGGCCACAACACGGTGCCGGTGGTGGAGGAGAGAAGCAATCAGCAG aaaaaactcaaagaaaCTTCTTTGAAGTCAGTACAGAAACTGAAGGATGCAGAGAAGGAACTGAGATACGCCATAAGATACATGAAG CATTCCACAGAGGCTGTGGTGGAGGAGAGTAAAAGGATTTTCTCCAAGTTGATTCGATCCATTGAGAAACAAAGCGGAGAGGTGAAGGAGATGATTAAATCCCAGGAGAGACTGGTGGTTGGTCAGGCCGAGGAGATGCTGGAGAAGATCCAGAGGGAGTTGGCTGAGCACCGGAGGACCGAGGCTGAGCTGGAGAGGCTGTCTCGCACGGAGGACCACATCCACTTCCTCCAG AAATGCAAGTCTCTCCATTTCCCTATGAAGACTGTGGAGATGCCCAACACTGATGCCCTGACGTATTTCATGtataaaacaatgaaagacGGCCTGGGCGACCTGAAAGGAGGCCTGGAGGAAACACTTCAAAGGGAATTCAGCAGAGTTTCTGATAAAG CATACTCGCTGAAGGAGAGCATCAATCCAAACATCAGTGAAAAGACCAAAG CTAGAGACGCCGACATTCCTTACACCACAGAACCGAGGAAAAGAACCGATTTTCTCCAAT ATTACAACGACTTGACGTTGGACACGAACACAGCCAACTCCTACCTGAGCGTCTCCGACAGCCGGAGGTCAGTGACAACCCGCTCAGAGCCGCAGCCCTACCCCGACCACCCGGACCGCTTCACCAGCTGGGCCCAGGTGTTGTGCAGAGCAGGGATAGCGGGCCGatgttactgggaggtggagtggGCTGGGAGTGGGGGGGTCTCAGTTGGCATCTGCTACAAGAACATGAACAGGATTGGAGGAGGGAGCGACTGCAAACTGGGCCATAACTCTAAATCCTGGAGCTTAGACTGCATCAACACCACCTGCTCGTTCCAGCACAACAAGGAAAGCGTTGCCATCGTGACTCCCTGTGGGAGCCGGATAGGAGTGTATCTGGATTTCAGGGCTGGGACGCTAACGTTCTATAATGTTTCTGATTCAATGATTCTGCTCCACAAGGAGAAGACAACATTCACCCAGCCAGTGTACCCGGTGTTTTGGGTCGGCTTGGGCTCTACACTGAAGGTGTGCTCTCTTTAA
- the ftr67 gene encoding finTRIM family, member 67 produces MAQGGVVLDKDQFNCSICLDVLKNPVTIPCGHSYCSDCIQNYWDQDDFLGVFVCPQCRQSFSPRPALARNTMLTDVVEKFKTTTLLAASVPRDNRCLAKADDVECDVCTGRKNKAVKSCLVCLASYCDVHLQPHYESAAFKKHKLVSASKRLQETICPQHDKLLEVYCRTDRRCICYLCLTDEHKGHDTVLAEAETQQMKMQLSDMRQSSQFKIQQREKEAQDLRQAVFSLARSARAAAEESDAIFTELIRQIELKRFELRELIKEQEKTAIGEAEQLLDKIQKEIAELKKNEAELDLLSHTDDPVQFLQSCQSLHASPTLSASPLLNMNPGLSFSPVMTAVSDFKGLLQEVCQGGFVSIYEKVKDVTIMMIQNPESSESQCDSPLAGEAGAAAQMESPIILPPLSLDQPAVSPLNPFFGQGPFAFSPFGSKVTTGSRQRHLQRRPHSRRR; encoded by the exons atggctcaGGGTGGAGTGGTTCTGGACAAGGACCAGTTTAACTGCTCCATATGCCTGGACGTGCTGAAAAACCCAGTGACCATCCCCTGCGGACACAGCTACTGCTCGGACTGCATCCAGAACTACTGGGACCAAGACGACTTTCTCGGGGTCTTCGTCTGCCCGCAGTGCCGACAGAGCTTCAGCCCGAGGCCGGCGCTTGCCAGGAACACCATGCTCACCGATGTGGTGGAGAAATTCAAGACAACTACGCTCCTGGCTGCCTCGGTACCGAGGGATAACCGATGTCTGGCCAAAGCTGACGACGTGGAGTGTGACGTCTGCACCGGGAGGAAAAACAAGGCTGTCAAGTCCTGCTTGGTGTGCCTGGCCTCCTACTGCGATGTTCACCTCCAGCCTCACTACGAGTCCGCTGCCTTCAAGAAGCACAAGCTGGTTTCGGCCTCCAAGCGGCTCCAGGAGACGATCTGTCCCCAGCACGACAAGCTGCTGGAAGTGTACTGTCGCACCGACAGGCGCTGCATTTGCTACCTGTGTCTGACAGACGAGCACAAAGGACACGACACGGTGCTGGCCGaggcagaaacacaacaaatgaAG ATGCAGCTTAGTGACATGAGGCAGAGCTCACAGTTCAAGATTcagcaaagagagaaagaggcaCAAGATCTGAGACAAGCTGTTTTTTCTCTCGCT CGTTCGGCACGGGCTGCTGCTGAAGAGAGCGACGCCATTTTTACGGAGCTCATTCGCCAGATAGAGCTGAAGCGCTTTGAACTGAGAGAGCTCATCAAAGAACAGGAAAAGACGGCCATCGGTGAAGCCGAGCAGCTGCTGGACAAGATCCAGAAGGAAATTGCTGAACTGAAGAAGAACGAGGCCGAACTTGACCTCCTGTCCCACACTGATGACCCCGTCCAGTTCCTCCAG AGTTGTCAGTCCCTTCATGCCTCACCTACGCTGTCAGCTTCTCCTTTGCTCAACATGAACCCGGGCCTCTCCTTCAGCCCAGTGATGACAGCTGTGTCCGACTTCAAGGGATTGCTGCAAGAAGTGTGCCAGGGAGGATTTGTCAGCATCTATGAGAAAG tgaaaGATGTTACAATCATGATGATTCAGAATCCTGAGTCCTCAGAGTCTCAGTGTGACTCTCCCCTCGCTGGTGAGGCTGGGGCAGCTGCACAGATGGAGTCACCAATAA TTCTGCCTCCTCTTAGTCTGGACCAACCAGCTGTCAGTCCTCTGAACCCATTCTTTGGCCAGGGACCATTTGCCTTCTCACCGTTTG GTTCCAAAGTCACGACTGGATCTAGACAAAGACACCTGCAGAGACGGCCTCACTCAAGAAGAAGATAA